In Lathamus discolor isolate bLatDis1 unplaced genomic scaffold, bLatDis1.hap1 Scaffold_144, whole genome shotgun sequence, the genomic stretch caggcctggggcagcagGGGGGGACCCCAAAGCTGCGGCATCCCCTGGGATGGAGccggggcacccatgggtgggggTCCCAGCTCCATTATGGCCCCAGAGCacctatgggggggggggggcccacCTCATCCCCCATTGGGATGCAGCATCCATGGGGGGGGGTCCCAGCTCCATTATGGCCCCAGAGCACCCATGAGGGGGGGTCCCACATCCGGGTGCAGCCccatggggggtggggggggggatggtCCCAGCTCCATTATGGCCCCATTGCaccacggggggggggggggcccagAGCCGCAGCCCCACGGGGGGGTCCCAgccccacggcaggggggtccCGGCCCCACGGGGGCGTCCCTAGAGCTGGAGGCCGGGCAGGGGCAGGCGCCGGGCGctcggcagcagcagcagcggcccCCGGGGCCGGGAGGCGCCGGCCCGGCCCGGTCACAGCGCGGGGGCCTCGGGGCAGCCGGGGGGGGGCTTCCGCTTGATCCCAAGGTAGATGGCAACTGGGGGGGGCAGCACGAGAATGGGTATGGGAGGGGGCACCTATGGGGGGCACCCatattggggggggggcacccaggGGTGGGATATGGGACCCATGGAGGGGGCACCCATATGGGGGGTGCACCCAAGGGTGGGATATGGGACTATGGGGGGCACCCATAAGGGGGAATGAGCAGCCATGGAGGGGGGCACCCAGAGGTGGGATATGGGACCCATGGTGGGGGCACCCAGGGGTGGGATACAGGACCCATGGGGGTCACCCATAGGGGAAATGAGCACCCATATGGGGAGAGGGGGGGCACCTGGGGGGGACATGGCACTAATGGAGAGGGCACCCACAAATGGGAATAACCACCCATATGGGGGGGCACCCAGAGGTGAGGTATGGGACCCACGGGGTGATGGGGGCACCCATATTGGGGGGCACCCAGGGGTGGGACTGGGGACCCCTttgggggggggcagcacccaCCTTGTGAGCGCAGGTCCCCCGATTCTCTCAGGTTCGTCTGCGACCCTGGGGGGGGGAACGAGCGTTGGCGGGGGGCACGAGTGGgaccccaaatcccccccaccccccgagCAGCAAAGGgtggaaggaagagagagaggagaggagccaAGCaagggggcactgggagcattGGGATGGGCACTGGTGCCATTGGTGGCACTGGTGTCATTGGTGGCACTGAGGGCACCGGTGTCACTGGTGCCATGGTGGCACTGGTGCCATTGGTGTCACTGGTGGCATTGGTGTCACTGGTGTCATTGGGGCCATTGGTGGCACCAGTGTCATTGGTGCCATTGGTGTCATTGGTGGCACTGGTAACATTGGTGTCATTGGTGGCACTGGTGCCATTGATGTCATTGGTGCCATTGGTGGCACTGGTGCCATTGGTGTCATTGGTGCCATTGGTGGCACTGGTAACACTGGTGTCATTGGTGGCACTGGTGCCATTGGTGGCACCCGGCACTTACTGATCTTGGCTCCTGGTGCCGAGGGGGGGCCCGAGACGCAGCGGTTGGAGCTCTGGCGCTTGGAGGGGTCAAGAGTGACcctggaagagaagaggaggagcaggaggagaggaggaggaggaagcagagcaggaggagatgggaatgaggaggaggaggaggagatggagatGATGCTGGTGGTGCTCTGGGTGCTGCGTCCATGGGCGCtgtctctatgggtgctgtctACAGGCGCTATATCTATGTGTGTTGTCTATAGGCGCTGTATCTATGGGCGCTGTCTATAGGCGCTGTATCTATGGGCGCTGTCTATAGGCGCTGTATCTATGGGCGCTGTCTATGGGCGCTGTATCTATGGGCGCTGTCTATGGGCGCTGTCTATAGGCGCTGTATCTATGGGTGCTGTGTTTATGGGTGCTATCCATGGGCGCtgtctctatgggtgctgtctATAGGCGCTGTATCTATGGGCGGTGTCTATGGGCGCTGTATCTATGGGCGCTGTCTATAGGTGCTGTATCTATGGGCGCTGTCTATAGGCGCTGTATCTATGGGCGCTGTCTATGGGCGCTGTCTATAGGCGCTGTATCTATGGGTGCTGTCTATAGGTGCTGTATCTATGGGCGCTGTCTATAGGCGCTGTATCTATGGGCGCTGTCTATGGGCGCTGTATCTATGGGTGCTGTCTATGGGCGCTGTATCTATGGGCGCTGTCTATAGGTGCTGTATCTATGGGCGCTGTCTATGGGCGCTGTCTATAGGCGCTGTATCTATGGGTGCTGTCTATGGGCGCTGTATGTATGGGCAGTGTGTATGGGCGCTGTCTATGGGTGCTGTCCACGGGCGCTGTGGGTGCTGTTCCGCGGGTGCCGCGGGGGGGCGCCACTGACCTGCGGCTCAGCTTGGACGTGATCTTGCTGAAGAGGCTGCCGGGGGCGCGGGCgcggccgggggggggggggcggcagCGGCGCGGGCTCGGCGGGGGGGGGCGCGGGCGCGCGCCGGTCCCGCACGTGGCCGCCGTGGAACGTGCTGCGGGCGGCGGAGCCCCGCGCCAGGCGCGAgcccccccccgcgcccccgccgcccccccccccccgccgccgagCCCGCGgcgccccccccccgccaggCTCTGGCTCGAAGGCGACGGCGGCGGCCCCCGCCCGGGGGCGGAGCTAAAGGAgaacggggcggggggggggggtgttaaaTACgagcatgggggggggggggggggggggtcacaaGGGGGGGGTCCCGGGGTGTGGGGGCCACAAGGCAGGGGGTCCCGGGGGGGTCCGTACCTGTTCTCTGCCATTGGGCACCGGTGGGGGGGGTAcagggggtgcggggggggtcACAAGAGGGGGTCACAAGGGAGGGGTCCAGGAGGGGTCCGAAGGAGGGGGGGTCCCAAGGGGTGGGTCCCGGGGGGGTCCGTACCTGTTCTCTTTGCCATTGGGCAGCAGTGGGGGGGTACAGGGGGTGCTGTTGTGGGTAACGGGGAGGGTCCCAAGGTGGGGGTCCCGGGGGGGTCACAAAGTGGGGGGGGTCCGTACCTGTTCTCTTTGCCGTTGGGCAGCAGCGGGCCCCGCTCCGGGCGCTCGGTGCACACGTAGGTGTTGCGCCGCCCCATCACGCTCGAGGGCACGTtgggctgcggggggggggcgggaggggagggTGTCACCCATAGGTACCCCcccaggaccccccccccatcacccatAGATCCCCCCAACACCACCCATAGGTGCTCCCCATTACCAATAGGCTCCCCCTCAGCACCCATAGGTACCCCCCCCTGCACCCATAGGTACCTCCCAGCACCCACAGGTACCCCCCCGCACCCACAGGTTCCCCCCCGCACCCACAGGtacccccccccagcacccacaggcaCACCCCCAGCACCCATAGGTACCCCCCAGCACCCATAGGTGCCCGCAGCACCCACGGCGTTGCCGGCGCCGTCCTTGTGCCGCTCGGGGATCTCGGCCTTGTTTGGGTTGTGGGCGCTGCTGACcatggggctggaggggtggggggtgacCCCGCGCCCCCCCCCGCCCATGGCCCCACTGCTGGCCTTGCGCCCCCCCCGCTCGTCCCGCAGCTCCGGCTCCGCCACGCCGGGGGGGCTGCGCTTGGGGGGAAGCGGCACCGGTGAGGGGCCACCTATGGGGGGGATGAGGTgtcagcacccatgggtgcaccatagcacccatagagcaccccatagcacccacagAGCACCTCACAGCACCCCCTATGgtgccccccagcacccataGCGGGGCACCATAGCAATCGCCATGGTGCCAAATCCATGGCACCCATAGGGATATCCCAGCACCCTCCATAggcaccccatagcacccataggGACACCCCAGCAACCCCCCATgggcaccccatagcacccacagggcaccccagcaccccccatGGGCACCCCATAGGGACACCCCATCAACCCCCATGGGCACCCCAAAGCACCCCCCTGGGCTGTAGGGACACCCATAGCACCTACAGGAGCACCCAAAGCACCCATAGGAGCACCCAAAGGACCTGcaggagcacccacagcacccataggAGCACCCACAGGACCTGCAGGGGCACCCATAGCACCCGTaggagcacccacagcacccacaggagCACCCACAGAAGTCGCTGTGCCGCCGCTGCCGGTGGTAGGTGCCGGTGCCGCGCTGGCTCTTGCCGTGCCCGGCCCCGCTCTTGCCGTTGGCCACGTCGTTGGGTGCCCGCACCCGGGCTAAGGACAAGGTGCTGCCGGTGCGGGCATCCCCCGCCTCCACCTGGGGCAGGGACacaatgggtgccaatgggtgcccaatgggtgccaatgggtgCCCAATGGGTGCCCATTGGGTGCCGTTGGGTGCTCACCTCACTCTTCCTGCCCAGCAGGAGGTAGGTGGCCGTCACCTCGTTGTACTtctgggtgctgagggagtCCTTGATCTCCTCCCGCGTGTAGCCCATGCCCACCATCACCTCTGCAGgcaatgggggtgatggggggcaatgggagtgATGGGGACACCCCAGGACCCACAATGGGGGGCAAtagggggtaatgggggcaatggggggggggcaatggggacacCCCAGGACCCACAATaagggggggcaatggggacacCCCAGGACCCACAATGGGGGGACAATGGGGGTCTCACCGATGCGCTTGGTGTCCCCAAAGTCCTCCTCCGGCTCCTTGTAGGGCTTCAGCTCATCCCCCTCGTAGCCGATGTTGATCCATTTGTCCTTCATGATTTGctggggggggacacggggatGCTCTGGCTCAGACCCCCCCATGGGAAGAGCCCAGGAACCC encodes the following:
- the LOC136006298 gene encoding MAP/microtubule affinity-regulating kinase 4-like; this encodes PTSLCPQAENLLLDAEANIKIADFGFSNEFRLGSKLDTFCGSPPYAAPELFQGKKYDGPEVDIWSLGVILYTLVSGSLPFDGHNLKELRERVLRGKYRVPFYMSTDCENILRRFLVLNPAKRCTLEQIMKDKWINIGYEGDELKPYKEPEEDFGDTKRIEVMVGMGYTREEIKDSLSTQKYNEVTATYLLLGRKSEVEAGDARTGSTLSLARVRAPNDVANGKSGAGHGKSQRGTGTYHRQRRHSDFCGPSPVPLPPKRSPPGVAEPELRDERGGRKASSGAMGGGGRGVTPHPSSPMVSSAHNPNKAEIPERHKDGAGNAPNVPSSVMGRRNTYVCTERPERGPLLPNGKENSSAPGRGPPPSPSSQSLAGGGRRGPGRARAPGSLFSKITSKLSRRVTLDPSKRQSSNRCVSGPPSAPGAKIRSQTNLRESGDLRSQVAIYLGIKRKPPPGCPEAPAL